The following proteins are co-located in the Trichormus variabilis 0441 genome:
- a CDS encoding polysaccharide pyruvyl transferase family protein yields MMSLSSAETIRASLHNALGKIESFKSCALLDYPDHPNIGDHLIWLGGVIYLTNVMKTQIKYTCSLHNFSPKTLEDNIGKSPIVFHGGGNLGDLWTEQQKFREGIISKYRDRPIVILPQSLYFRHEVNLIKTANIFNSHPNLTIFLRDERSYKIAREAFDKCQVFKAPDMAFQMTDLQDIFHIQNNKSSILYLSRKDREINQKQSENIFDLPNLVVEDWIAYEWKFGHPTKKLAKYVSTLYREVWQRGLATPIEWNSRQKWQNSYPYEVEFNHVYQPSIHQLSWSLMHSGVYQLKQHRLVITNRLHGHIICVLFNIPHVFLPNSYYKNEAFYEEWTKEIPDCRFIKDTSEVKIAVEELLASSTGKAIN; encoded by the coding sequence AGAAAGTTTTAAATCGTGTGCGTTACTTGATTATCCAGATCATCCTAATATCGGAGATCATTTAATATGGCTTGGTGGGGTAATTTATCTGACCAATGTTATGAAAACCCAGATTAAATATACTTGTAGCCTACATAATTTCTCTCCAAAAACGTTGGAAGATAATATTGGTAAATCACCCATAGTGTTTCATGGGGGTGGCAATTTAGGAGATTTATGGACTGAACAACAAAAATTTAGAGAAGGGATTATTTCCAAATACCGCGATCGCCCGATTGTTATTCTACCCCAAAGTTTATATTTTAGGCATGAGGTTAACTTAATAAAAACAGCGAATATATTTAATTCTCATCCTAATTTAACTATATTTCTGCGTGATGAACGTAGTTATAAAATAGCAAGAGAAGCTTTTGATAAGTGCCAAGTATTTAAGGCACCTGACATGGCTTTTCAGATGACGGACTTACAAGATATTTTCCATATTCAAAATAATAAATCATCAATATTGTATCTTTCTAGAAAAGATAGAGAAATCAATCAAAAGCAATCAGAGAATATTTTTGATTTGCCTAATTTAGTAGTTGAAGATTGGATTGCCTATGAATGGAAGTTTGGACATCCTACGAAAAAATTAGCCAAGTACGTTTCTACTTTATATAGAGAGGTATGGCAAAGGGGACTAGCTACTCCAATTGAATGGAATTCTCGACAAAAATGGCAAAATTCGTATCCATATGAAGTTGAATTCAATCATGTATATCAACCATCCATACATCAACTATCATGGAGTTTAATGCACAGTGGTGTTTATCAATTAAAGCAACATAGACTAGTTATAACCAATCGCTTACATGGACATATTATTTGTGTCCTTTTCAATATACCTCATGTATTTTTACCAAACAGCTATTACAAGAATGAGGCTTTCTACGAAGAATGGACAAAAGAAATTCCTGATTGCAGGTTTATTAAGGATACTTCCGAAGTAAAAATTGCTGTTGAAGAGCTATTAGCGTCAAGTACGGGTAAAGCAATCAATTAA
- a CDS encoding TIGR03643 family protein produces MKLPELDMETIDRIIEMAWEDRTPFEAIEAQFGLLEKQVIALMRREMKESSFRMWRERVTKRQTKHLGKRDFLAGRFKSDNQKT; encoded by the coding sequence ATGAAACTACCAGAATTAGATATGGAAACTATAGACCGCATTATTGAAATGGCTTGGGAAGACAGAACTCCTTTTGAAGCAATTGAAGCTCAATTTGGGCTGTTGGAGAAACAGGTAATCGCCCTCATGAGACGCGAAATGAAAGAATCGAGTTTTCGGATGTGGCGAGAGCGAGTTACTAAACGTCAAACCAAGCACTTAGGTAAACGAGATTTTCTTGCAGGTAGATTTAAGTCAGATAATCAAAAAACGTAA
- the plsY gene encoding glycerol-3-phosphate 1-O-acyltransferase PlsY, whose protein sequence is MGLWLSLCGAVVVVAYLLGSFPTGYIAVKQLKGIDIREVGSGSTGATNVLRTLGKGPGAFVLGLDCLKGVLAIALVDYLFNFATSQNLIPTTVNVQLWQPWLVTLAGIAAILGHSKSIFLGFTGGKSVATSLGILLAMNWQVGLATFGVFAVVVAISRIVSLSSIMGAIAVSIVMVVLQQPLPYILFGIAGGLYVILRHRSNIERLLAGTEPKIGQKLTTETEQSA, encoded by the coding sequence ATGGGCTTGTGGTTGAGTTTATGCGGTGCAGTGGTAGTGGTGGCTTACCTGTTGGGTTCTTTTCCTACGGGATATATTGCTGTAAAACAATTGAAGGGGATTGATATTCGTGAAGTGGGTTCTGGTTCCACTGGAGCAACCAATGTTCTGAGAACCTTGGGTAAAGGGCCTGGAGCATTTGTTTTAGGACTTGACTGCTTAAAAGGCGTATTGGCGATCGCTTTAGTTGACTATTTATTCAACTTTGCCACTAGTCAAAATTTGATTCCTACAACGGTAAATGTTCAACTGTGGCAACCTTGGTTAGTGACTCTAGCAGGTATAGCCGCCATTTTAGGACATAGTAAATCAATTTTCTTAGGCTTTACAGGCGGCAAATCTGTTGCTACCAGCTTAGGGATTTTATTAGCCATGAATTGGCAGGTGGGTTTGGCTACCTTTGGTGTATTTGCTGTTGTGGTAGCAATATCAAGGATTGTATCACTTAGTTCCATCATGGGGGCGATCGCCGTCTCTATTGTGATGGTGGTTTTACAGCAACCCTTACCCTACATTTTATTTGGTATCGCTGGTGGCTTGTATGTTATTTTGCGTCACCGGAGTAATATTGAGCGTTTGCTAGCAGGTACAGAACCAAAAATTGGGCAGAAACTAACAACAGAAACAGAACAGAGTGCTTAA
- a CDS encoding GumC family protein, which translates to MTPPIVKSYIIAFEKYKWIGLASFALVVAGSTVVAIQPEPAPTYTASGTLTYSRPPVSFSTTGSEIQQQGQELNQEVLLSDQVIDNVSAKVKIPSRRIASSVAITPPRRNSRTGELESNVISLAYKDSDPKRAQEILLELMQAMVKLSSDINTGRLKAIIGKINERIPQARSELQAAEKRLEQYDRRERPAILAAENGSLLGAVTGSQNQQRVIRQTITGIEAQIFSLQDKLGLDVGQSYVSSALSADPIIANLRSQIYQTESQIALLRKDLRPEHPNMIQLQRQKQASEELLQQRAAEVIGGGGTAAPLATNISGIRAQSSLDPARQQLANQMVALQTQKETLQQQLAQQIRDEIRLRQEYSQIPNKQLERSRLEQAVGLKKAVYDQMQAKLTDAQTAEAETVSSFSIAQPPVVAADAKKPKSVPLTLGVGGFLGLIVGGGVIFLLGSLEGTLRTREAIRDSLKQRDVAMLGEIPVLPVDDLPPEALPVILSLDSLYLEFYEKLRSNLRRIGGRNLKVVLVTSTSSQEGKTTSAYNLGIASARAGKRTLIIETDLRSPSRSTSLRVSPDEDATLEPLRYYGSLSECIRLVPEVENLYIIPSPGPVRQSAAILESSEMRRLMEDVRERYDLVILDTSPLSVSNDPLLIQPYSDGIVLVSRVNYTQDSMMAEAIDQLVEAELGLVGVIINGADITVSLPPSAEFSDSVPGEERTRDEESEISVGVSNN; encoded by the coding sequence ATGACCCCACCAATTGTTAAGAGCTATATTATTGCTTTTGAAAAATATAAATGGATTGGATTAGCCAGCTTTGCTTTAGTTGTAGCGGGGTCAACAGTGGTGGCTATCCAACCAGAACCAGCACCTACTTATACAGCAAGCGGCACACTGACATATTCTCGACCCCCGGTATCATTTTCTACGACAGGTAGCGAAATTCAGCAACAAGGTCAGGAATTAAACCAGGAAGTTCTGCTATCAGATCAAGTAATTGATAATGTGTCGGCAAAGGTGAAGATTCCGTCAAGAAGAATTGCTTCCAGCGTAGCGATTACACCGCCGAGAAGAAACTCACGTACTGGAGAATTAGAATCTAATGTCATTTCTCTGGCATATAAAGATAGTGATCCCAAGCGGGCGCAGGAAATATTGCTGGAGCTGATGCAGGCAATGGTCAAGCTCAGTAGTGATATTAATACTGGGCGACTAAAAGCTATTATTGGCAAAATCAATGAACGGATACCACAAGCAAGGTCTGAGCTACAAGCAGCCGAAAAAAGATTGGAACAGTACGATCGCCGGGAAAGACCTGCTATATTAGCCGCAGAAAATGGTAGTTTACTTGGTGCTGTTACTGGTAGCCAAAATCAGCAACGGGTAATTCGCCAAACTATTACGGGAATTGAGGCGCAGATTTTCAGCTTGCAAGATAAGTTGGGTTTAGATGTCGGTCAATCTTATGTTTCTTCGGCGTTGAGTGCTGACCCAATTATCGCCAACTTGCGATCGCAAATTTATCAGACAGAATCACAAATCGCTTTACTTCGTAAAGATTTGCGCCCAGAACACCCAAATATGATTCAGTTGCAGCGTCAAAAACAAGCATCTGAAGAATTACTCCAACAAAGGGCGGCGGAAGTAATTGGCGGTGGTGGTACAGCAGCACCCTTAGCAACAAATATTAGTGGTATCCGCGCCCAAAGTAGTTTAGATCCAGCCCGACAGCAGCTAGCTAACCAGATGGTAGCTTTGCAAACGCAAAAAGAAACCCTACAACAACAATTAGCCCAGCAAATACGAGATGAAATCCGGCTGCGGCAAGAATATTCCCAAATACCCAACAAACAATTAGAGCGATCGCGCTTAGAACAAGCAGTAGGGCTGAAGAAAGCAGTTTATGATCAAATGCAAGCCAAGCTCACCGATGCTCAAACAGCCGAAGCAGAGACAGTAAGCAGCTTTAGCATTGCTCAACCCCCCGTGGTAGCGGCTGATGCCAAAAAACCCAAAAGTGTACCTTTAACCTTGGGGGTAGGTGGTTTCTTAGGATTGATAGTCGGTGGTGGGGTGATTTTCTTACTAGGTTCCTTGGAAGGAACACTCCGCACCAGAGAAGCTATCAGAGACAGCCTCAAACAACGGGATGTGGCAATGTTGGGAGAAATACCTGTATTGCCAGTGGATGATTTACCACCGGAAGCTCTACCTGTCATCCTTTCTCTAGATTCTTTGTATTTAGAGTTTTATGAGAAATTACGCAGTAACTTAAGGCGCATTGGTGGTAGAAACTTAAAAGTGGTTTTGGTAACTAGTACTAGTAGCCAGGAAGGTAAAACAACCAGCGCTTATAACCTGGGTATAGCCTCCGCCCGCGCTGGCAAAAGAACCTTGATCATTGAGACAGATTTGCGATCGCCTTCACGTTCCACCTCTTTGAGAGTTTCTCCCGACGAGGATGCCACACTTGAACCCCTGCGTTATTATGGCAGCTTAAGTGAATGTATTCGCTTAGTCCCTGAAGTCGAAAATTTATACATCATCCCTAGCCCTGGGCCTGTGCGTCAATCTGCCGCTATTTTAGAATCTAGCGAAATGCGGCGGCTCATGGAAGATGTGAGAGAACGCTATGATTTAGTTATTTTAGATACTAGTCCGTTAAGTGTATCTAATGACCCCTTGTTAATTCAACCCTATAGTGATGGCATAGTACTCGTATCACGAGTTAACTATACACAAGACAGTATGATGGCTGAAGCCATTGATCAACTAGTGGAAGCAGAACTAGGACTAGTGGGAGTTATTATCAACGGGGCTGATATCACCGTTTCTTTACCACCCTCGGCTGAATTCTCCGATTCAGTACCTGGGGAAGAACGGACAAGAGATGAAGAGTCAGAAATTTCTGTTGGTGTAAGCAATAACTAG
- a CDS encoding polysaccharide biosynthesis/export family protein, producing the protein MLIVFNDYMRAFCALSLVSIQVGVFLATPFQPVIAQTLPPSGQLFPTPPPETEAVPQNPNNETSPQFTRYLLGSGDVINVTFQRPPGAYRLGPGDAVSVVVQRFPDLSFQAAINPEGNIIVPLLETVPLQGLTLLEAQEKIRSLLNRFVINPVVVLSLSSQRPDASFQAQVNAEGNIVVPQVGIVSVQGLSLEEAQEKIRLSLSQILNDPLFVVTLANPRPVQISISGEVFRPGIYNLNAALPRIGDALQVAGGSTIGADLRQVQVRRRLVDGSAISQTIDLYAALQNDGSIPSLRLQDGDALIIPRREIGTDDGYDRNLVARSTLATPQIRVRVLNYAAGGLVTQALPNGSTFIDALGGINLDTANVRDIALVRFDPERGKAVTQRLDGKKALEGDVSQNVPLQDNDVIVVGRNLIGRITNFLSTITQPFFNVRSFLNFFDTFSR; encoded by the coding sequence ATGTTAATAGTTTTCAATGATTATATGCGTGCATTCTGCGCTTTATCCCTTGTAAGTATACAGGTAGGGGTTTTCTTGGCTACGCCCTTTCAGCCTGTAATTGCTCAAACTTTACCTCCTTCTGGGCAACTATTTCCTACACCTCCACCAGAGACGGAAGCTGTACCCCAGAATCCAAATAACGAAACTTCTCCCCAATTTACCCGTTACTTATTGGGATCGGGTGATGTAATCAATGTCACATTTCAACGCCCACCTGGTGCTTACCGCTTGGGGCCGGGAGATGCAGTTAGCGTTGTTGTCCAACGCTTTCCAGATTTGAGTTTTCAAGCAGCAATTAATCCAGAAGGCAATATCATAGTGCCGCTACTGGAGACTGTTCCCCTACAAGGTTTAACCTTGCTAGAAGCACAAGAAAAGATTCGCTCTTTGCTGAATCGTTTTGTGATTAATCCTGTAGTAGTTTTATCTTTGTCTTCACAGCGTCCAGATGCAAGTTTTCAAGCCCAAGTGAATGCAGAAGGCAATATTGTCGTTCCCCAGGTAGGAATTGTATCTGTACAAGGCTTAAGTTTGGAAGAAGCACAAGAAAAAATCCGTTTGAGTTTGAGCCAGATTCTTAATGATCCGCTTTTTGTCGTCACCCTAGCTAACCCGCGTCCAGTACAAATTAGTATTAGTGGAGAGGTTTTCAGACCAGGTATTTATAACTTGAATGCTGCACTACCCCGAATTGGGGATGCGTTGCAAGTAGCGGGTGGTTCCACCATTGGCGCAGATTTGCGCCAAGTGCAAGTACGTCGGCGATTAGTTGATGGTTCGGCAATTTCGCAAACCATTGATTTATATGCCGCATTACAAAATGATGGCTCAATACCTAGTTTACGTTTGCAAGATGGCGATGCGTTAATTATTCCCCGCCGCGAAATCGGCACAGACGACGGTTATGACCGCAATTTAGTAGCCCGTTCAACCTTGGCGACACCACAAATTAGAGTCCGGGTATTGAACTATGCTGCTGGTGGTCTTGTAACTCAAGCTTTGCCTAATGGGAGTACTTTTATAGATGCACTAGGTGGAATTAATCTTGATACTGCTAACGTTAGGGATATTGCTTTAGTCCGTTTTGACCCGGAACGTGGCAAGGCAGTTACACAAAGACTAGATGGGAAAAAGGCTTTAGAAGGCGATGTATCTCAGAATGTGCCACTACAAGATAATGATGTTATTGTAGTTGGACGAAACTTGATTGGCAGGATTACAAATTTCCTCAGTACTATTACCCAACCATTCTTTAATGTCCGCTCATTTCTCAACTTCTTTGATACCTTTAGTCGGTAG
- a CDS encoding cyanoexosortase B system-associated protein: MIPLSKFLNHKHLTTWIVLLLFLLLLTVGAVPGYLSGRWQWKQPPSIANLKELREIRSKGLNLPGWQTVNQIEQVIGQHKWSLQILKQAGSNNQALLLLLPQNGPKNQPEVEWTDVSGWGKLRWGKWDVAQSRSAQLTATKPGNVGENGKVPVEAMFFRVSTDQETFAVLQWYALPNGGYSSPLRWFLADQLAQLHKSRAPWVAVSILIPMEPLGQVETTWPLAKSIGETVQSTLMGGPFKN; this comes from the coding sequence ATGATCCCTTTATCTAAATTTCTCAACCACAAGCACTTAACTACTTGGATAGTGCTTTTGTTATTCCTACTATTATTGACAGTGGGAGCAGTACCTGGTTATCTGAGTGGACGTTGGCAGTGGAAACAACCACCATCTATTGCCAACCTCAAAGAATTGAGAGAAATACGGAGTAAAGGCTTAAATCTTCCTGGCTGGCAAACTGTTAATCAAATAGAACAAGTTATCGGCCAACATAAGTGGTCTTTGCAGATTCTTAAGCAAGCAGGTTCCAACAATCAGGCACTATTGCTGTTACTGCCGCAAAACGGCCCCAAAAATCAACCAGAAGTAGAGTGGACAGATGTTAGTGGTTGGGGAAAATTACGCTGGGGGAAATGGGATGTAGCACAATCACGTTCTGCTCAACTTACCGCCACAAAACCTGGGAATGTCGGGGAAAATGGAAAAGTTCCAGTTGAAGCCATGTTTTTTCGTGTATCTACGGATCAGGAAACCTTTGCAGTCCTGCAATGGTATGCCTTACCCAATGGTGGCTATTCATCTCCATTGCGCTGGTTTTTGGCGGATCAGTTAGCACAATTGCACAAGAGTCGCGCTCCGTGGGTAGCTGTCAGTATTCTCATTCCGATGGAACCTTTAGGTCAGGTGGAAACTACTTGGCCATTAGCCAAGTCTATAGGCGAAACAGTACAATCCACATTGATGGGCGGGCCATTTAAAAATTAG
- the crtB gene encoding cyanoexosortase B yields MSLQQQIRTRNTDQLLGIGILGLLALLYAPVLLHWLNGWLYKTISTEHEYFSHGIIGIPFAAYLSWGNRKQWQRLPNKTHPLGATLLVIGAVFYLTGVTEWVNLSFPAILAGLCLWFKGFPGLKLQGFPLLLLFLATPTAMPYLIAPYTFPLQSFIAGTAGFILNQFGMDAVVDGINIYVSGRIVEVAPYCAGLKMLFTTIYVCLMLLYWTDNLSSRRTTVWFLSTAVLISVIANIIRNTILSFFHGTGQEAAFKWLHDSWGGDLYSALMLLSLIPILNRMSDYFSAPLESEIEGESQLISPEITD; encoded by the coding sequence ATGTCACTTCAGCAACAAATTAGAACCCGAAACACGGATCAATTATTAGGCATAGGCATTTTAGGTCTTTTGGCCCTGCTATATGCTCCTGTTTTACTACATTGGTTAAACGGTTGGCTGTATAAAACCATCAGCACAGAACACGAATATTTCAGTCATGGCATTATCGGCATCCCATTTGCTGCTTATCTGAGTTGGGGTAACCGCAAACAATGGCAACGTCTACCCAATAAAACCCATCCCTTAGGAGCAACTTTACTCGTCATTGGGGCAGTGTTTTATTTGACTGGTGTTACCGAATGGGTGAATCTCTCCTTCCCCGCAATCTTGGCAGGATTATGCTTGTGGTTTAAGGGTTTTCCTGGCTTGAAATTACAAGGCTTTCCCTTACTTCTGCTATTTTTAGCCACCCCAACAGCTATGCCTTATCTCATAGCTCCTTATACTTTTCCTTTGCAAAGCTTTATTGCAGGTACAGCTGGTTTCATTCTCAATCAGTTTGGTATGGATGCAGTTGTTGATGGTATCAATATTTACGTATCTGGCAGAATAGTTGAAGTAGCTCCCTACTGTGCGGGTTTAAAGATGTTATTCACAACTATCTACGTTTGTTTGATGCTGCTTTATTGGACAGATAATTTATCTTCTCGCCGCACAACTGTTTGGTTTTTATCGACTGCTGTTCTTATTAGTGTAATTGCCAATATCATCCGTAACACCATACTTAGCTTTTTTCATGGCACAGGCCAAGAAGCAGCTTTTAAATGGCTACACGATAGCTGGGGAGGCGACCTCTACTCTGCTTTGATGCTGTTGTCTTTAATACCAATATTGAATAGGATGAGTGATTATTTTTCCGCACCTCTAGAGAGTGAAATAGAGGGAGAAAGCCAGCTAATTTCACCTGAGATTACTGATTAA
- a CDS encoding DegT/DnrJ/EryC1/StrS family aminotransferase, producing MSKMTIKIPFVDLQLQHQPIENQIQQAIQKVLQQGDFILGKAVSEFESAFAAASGVGYGVGVASGTDAIALGLKACNIGPGDEVILPANTFVATLIGVLQVGAKPILVDCDPLTALIDLEAAAKVVTTNTKAIIPVHLYGQMVSPQKLIDFAQTHKVLIFEDAAQAHLAHREGYQAGSVGTAAAFSFYPSKNLGALGDGGILLTSDADIARKVASIRNYGSSQKYVHVELGTNSRLDTLQAAVLLEKLPHLPQWNSDRLTIAQTYDLELAPLASAGIIPMQNQSGTGHVYHLYAIKIDDSCPVERQHIQEQLTAVGIQTGIHYPIPCHLQPAFTDLGYKPGDFPQSEKLAKQILSLPMYPGLNQSQIREVVAAIAKAVGDFPEKPASTTQESKVA from the coding sequence ATGAGTAAAATGACTATAAAAATTCCTTTTGTCGATTTGCAGTTACAACACCAGCCAATCGAAAATCAGATACAGCAAGCGATTCAGAAAGTATTACAACAGGGAGACTTTATATTAGGCAAAGCAGTTTCCGAGTTTGAATCTGCCTTTGCAGCCGCCTCAGGAGTAGGTTATGGAGTGGGTGTAGCTTCGGGAACTGATGCGATCGCCTTGGGTTTAAAAGCCTGTAATATAGGCCCTGGTGATGAAGTAATCTTACCCGCTAATACTTTTGTCGCCACATTAATTGGTGTTCTCCAAGTAGGTGCTAAACCCATTCTCGTAGATTGTGACCCCCTAACAGCCTTAATTGACTTAGAAGCAGCAGCCAAAGTAGTCACCACCAATACTAAAGCAATTATTCCCGTGCATCTCTATGGACAGATGGTATCACCCCAAAAGTTAATAGATTTTGCCCAAACGCACAAGGTGTTAATCTTTGAAGACGCAGCCCAGGCGCACCTAGCCCATAGAGAAGGATATCAAGCTGGTTCCGTGGGGACAGCCGCCGCTTTTAGCTTTTATCCCAGCAAGAATTTAGGTGCATTGGGTGATGGGGGAATATTACTAACTAGCGATGCAGATATAGCCAGGAAAGTTGCCAGCATACGCAATTATGGTTCATCCCAGAAGTATGTTCACGTCGAACTGGGTACAAATAGCCGTCTGGATACCTTACAAGCAGCCGTATTACTGGAAAAATTGCCTCATTTACCGCAATGGAATAGCGATCGCCTCACCATCGCCCAAACATACGATCTAGAATTAGCACCACTAGCATCTGCTGGTATTATCCCCATGCAAAACCAGAGTGGCACGGGTCATGTTTATCATCTTTACGCGATTAAAATTGATGATTCCTGTCCAGTCGAACGTCAGCACATCCAAGAACAACTGACAGCCGTAGGGATTCAAACCGGCATCCATTACCCGATTCCTTGTCATTTACAGCCAGCATTTACTGATTTAGGCTATAAACCTGGAGATTTTCCCCAATCAGAAAAACTAGCCAAGCAAATATTATCCTTACCGATGTATCCTGGTTTGAACCAAAGCCAAATTAGAGAAGTTGTAGCAGCTATAGCCAAAGCAGTAGGAGATTTTCCCGAAAAACCAGCATCTACTACCCAGGAAAGTAAAGTAGCATAA
- a CDS encoding metal-binding protein, which produces MPSGRTHDRITLWALPLVAGLTFWQTRSGNVTLLVAGGFMFGGLMFGPDLDIYSRQYQRWGFLRWIWLPYQKSLRHRSFLSHGPLIGTTLRVVYLSSLLAILTVVILAVADKLWNVTVTWQDVEVTVGRSLTSYSMEFCALFLGLELGAMSHSLSDWGGSAYKRFRKQGVRGIFPSSKIKKRKVTSRRSTGGRKNQKR; this is translated from the coding sequence ATGCCCTCTGGTCGGACGCACGATCGCATTACTTTATGGGCGTTGCCGTTGGTAGCGGGTCTGACTTTCTGGCAGACTCGCTCTGGCAATGTCACTTTGTTGGTGGCTGGTGGGTTTATGTTTGGTGGGTTGATGTTCGGCCCCGATTTAGATATTTACTCGCGTCAATATCAGCGTTGGGGTTTTTTGCGCTGGATTTGGCTACCTTATCAAAAAAGTCTCCGGCATCGTTCTTTTTTATCCCACGGGCCGCTAATTGGGACAACACTGCGGGTTGTCTATCTCAGCAGCTTGTTGGCTATCTTGACAGTTGTGATTTTGGCAGTTGCTGATAAGCTCTGGAATGTGACTGTGACATGGCAGGATGTAGAAGTGACAGTGGGGCGATCGCTCACTAGTTACAGCATGGAATTCTGCGCTTTATTTTTGGGTCTGGAACTGGGGGCGATGAGTCATTCTCTCAGTGATTGGGGCGGTTCGGCTTACAAACGTTTCCGTAAGCAGGGGGTTCGGGGAATATTTCCTAGTAGCAAAATTAAGAAACGTAAGGTGACGAGTCGTCGGTCTACTGGCGGGAGAAAAAATCAAAAACGGTAA
- the mazG gene encoding nucleoside triphosphate pyrophosphohydrolase, which yields MESNHLAALQELIEVVAKLRSPDGGCPWDLAQTPQTLTPYVIEEAYEVVDAIKSGDQEAIAEELGDLLLQVVLQAQIASEYGQFSLQDVAQGITQKLIRRHPHVFGDVSVNSVDEVRQNWEQIKAAEKGEPSAESQKLSTKLSRYGRTLPPLTAAMKISRKAAAVGFEWENIDGVWAKFHEELQEFQQALAEETPERQQAELGDLLFAVIQLARWHNLDPSEGLQGTNQRFVQRLQKMEAVVDRPLSDYSLDELETLWQQAKAQLAKE from the coding sequence ATGGAATCAAATCATTTGGCAGCTTTGCAAGAATTAATTGAGGTGGTAGCGAAGTTGCGATCGCCTGATGGGGGTTGTCCCTGGGATTTGGCACAAACACCCCAAACCCTGACACCTTATGTAATTGAGGAGGCTTACGAGGTTGTAGATGCCATTAAGAGTGGAGATCAGGAGGCGATCGCAGAGGAGTTGGGTGATTTATTATTACAAGTGGTTTTACAAGCCCAAATTGCTAGTGAATATGGTCAATTTTCTCTGCAAGACGTTGCCCAAGGTATCACCCAAAAGTTAATTCGTCGCCACCCTCATGTATTTGGTGATGTGTCGGTCAATAGTGTAGATGAGGTGCGGCAGAACTGGGAACAAATCAAAGCGGCGGAAAAAGGCGAACCATCAGCAGAAAGTCAAAAGCTGAGTACAAAACTTAGTCGCTATGGACGTACCCTGCCCCCACTCACAGCCGCGATGAAAATTTCCCGAAAAGCTGCTGCTGTGGGTTTTGAGTGGGAGAATATTGATGGTGTGTGGGCAAAATTCCATGAAGAGTTACAGGAATTTCAACAAGCTTTAGCCGAGGAAACACCAGAACGCCAACAAGCGGAATTAGGTGATTTACTATTTGCGGTGATTCAGTTAGCCCGTTGGCATAATCTTGACCCTAGCGAAGGATTGCAAGGAACAAATCAGCGATTCGTCCAACGGTTACAAAAAATGGAGGCGGTAGTTGACCGCCCCCTTTCTGATTACAGTTTGGATGAGTTAGAAACTCTATGGCAACAGGCTAAAGCCCAACTTGCTAAGGAGTAG
- a CDS encoding thioredoxin family protein, with the protein MALTASIMVPIGTQAPDFHLPDVVSGKTISLSTFADKKALLVMFICRHCPFVKHIQDELTRIGQDYATRDLGIVAISANDAENYPDDAPESLKALAIELGWQFPFCYDETQETAKAYTAACTPDFFVFDDHRHLAYRGQLDDSRPSNGKPVTGADLRAAIDAVLAGKPVIDEQKPSVGCNIKWKSTP; encoded by the coding sequence ATGGCTTTAACTGCTTCGATAATGGTGCCGATAGGCACACAAGCGCCAGATTTTCATCTACCAGACGTAGTATCTGGCAAGACAATCTCTCTCTCTACCTTTGCCGATAAAAAAGCCCTATTAGTAATGTTTATTTGTCGGCATTGTCCGTTTGTGAAGCACATTCAAGATGAATTAACACGAATAGGTCAGGATTATGCCACAAGGGATTTAGGAATCGTCGCCATCAGTGCCAACGATGCAGAAAATTACCCAGATGATGCGCCTGAATCTCTCAAAGCATTGGCAATAGAACTAGGTTGGCAATTTCCCTTTTGCTACGACGAAACACAGGAGACAGCCAAGGCTTATACTGCTGCTTGTACCCCTGATTTCTTCGTATTTGATGACCATCGCCACCTGGCATACAGAGGACAATTAGATGATAGCCGTCCTAGCAACGGTAAACCTGTAACGGGTGCAGATTTACGCGCCGCCATTGATGCCGTACTGGCGGGTAAACCTGTCATTGACGAACAAAAACCGAGTGTGGGTTGCAATATTAAATGGAAGTCTACTCCTTAG
- a CDS encoding chlorophyll a/b-binding protein: MRTNNAIVDDQGLMNNFAIEPKVYVDEQGDRTGFTPYAEILNGRLAMIGFISLIALEVFTGKGILGLLTNLQ; the protein is encoded by the coding sequence ATGCGTACAAACAATGCCATCGTTGACGACCAAGGACTGATGAACAACTTTGCGATTGAGCCAAAAGTATATGTAGATGAGCAAGGCGATCGCACTGGGTTCACCCCCTATGCAGAAATACTCAACGGTCGTTTGGCAATGATTGGTTTCATCTCCTTAATCGCATTAGAAGTATTTACAGGAAAAGGAATTTTAGGTCTTCTGACAAACTTGCAATAG